The Agaribacterium sp. ZY112 genome includes the window CGGCCTTGGCTGTTCAGGTTCCTTATCAAAGTAAGGAGGATCCGATTGCATCGCATACTATTTCTACTGCACAAGAAGCGGGTTGGATTTGGGATATCGGTCTTTCTACTCGCCGTGGTGTGGGGCATGTTTATTCCAGTGCTTATACCACACAAGAAAAAGCTGAGAATGCCCTAAAAGAATATTTGAAAGATTCCATTGACAGTGTCGATGACTTAGCATTTAGAAAAATACCTATTGAACCGGGTCATAGAGAAAGGTTCTGGCATAAGAACTGTGTCGCAGTGGGTTTATCGGCCGGTTTTTTAGAACCACTAGAAGCCTCGGCTTTGGTCTTGGTCGAAATGTCAGCGACAATGATTGCAGAGCAATTACCGACAACACGCGAAGCGATGGATGTGGTTTCTAAGCGCTTTAATTCAACCTTCCTGTATCGCTGGCAGCGTATTATTGATTTTCTTAAATTGCACTATATTTTGAGTCAGCGTGAAGATAGTGATTTCTGGATAGATAATAGAAAAAAAGAAACTATTCCTGATAGTCTTCAGGAGTTGATGACATTGTGGACTTATCAATATCCATGGCATGATGACTTTGATAGAGCGGCAGAAGTGTTTCCTGCGGCCAGCTATCAATATGTACTTTATGGTATGGGCTTTCAGACGCAAGCGAGTCACCTTGGTATGAGTGACAGTGCACTTAAGCAAGCAGAGTCTAGTTTTTTAATGAATAAAAAAGTATCCAATAATTGGGTGCAGAATTTGCCGAAAAACCGTGAATTAATTAATAAAATTCATGAGTTCGGTTTGCAGAAAGTTTAACAAGGAGTAAATCTAGTGGCGAAGCCTGAATTATTAGATAGTAATAAGCATAAGAATTTAAAAGTCATCACTGAGCGTGGTGAGCAATTTGGTGAAAGTGTCCATTTTGTTCCTGTTGTTGCCGATGAGCTAAGGAGCTTGGTGCTTGATTACCCCGTTGTCTTTATGAAAGATGCTGAAACAGGCCGTTTTGGTTTATTTGCTTTGTTTGCTTTT containing:
- a CDS encoding tryptophan halogenase family protein; this encodes MAQAIRNIVIVGGGTAGWLTAGTIAAKLKKDSAATVQVTLIESPNIPIVGVGEGTWPTMRNTLKKMGVRETDFIRECDVSFKQGAKFAKWVTGADDDFYYHPLILPQDFSNANLAPHWLKDNQGLSFSEAVCPQEALCERGLAPKSITTPEYGAIANYAYHLNAGTFSKFLQKHCVDKLGVKHMLDDVLSVNAAENGDIRSLTTQENSELSGDLFIDCTGFKSLLLGDFYQVPFKSCKDVLFLDTALAVQVPYQSKEDPIASHTISTAQEAGWIWDIGLSTRRGVGHVYSSAYTTQEKAENALKEYLKDSIDSVDDLAFRKIPIEPGHRERFWHKNCVAVGLSAGFLEPLEASALVLVEMSATMIAEQLPTTREAMDVVSKRFNSTFLYRWQRIIDFLKLHYILSQREDSDFWIDNRKKETIPDSLQELMTLWTYQYPWHDDFDRAAEVFPAASYQYVLYGMGFQTQASHLGMSDSALKQAESSFLMNKKVSNNWVQNLPKNRELINKIHEFGLQKV